From the genome of Streptomyces sp. V1I1, one region includes:
- a CDS encoding sulfatase gives MSLFTRSRQLPNTDKAPTGEDLPPGDTAAGQDTAASDGTGAGEDATAGDAASDDADDADEAVAGGGWRGKHPTAARNVTWVTTALAAVLVLFALLLPNEPTRLAPSAFARIPVEGIFGAALLLVLPPKAKKVVAVLAGVGLGLLTILKFLDIGFYSALDRPFDPMLDWILFDDAEAFLGDSVGQAGAIGAVIGVVVLVLALLVLMTLAVVRLSHLMVRLRAAAIRTLLVLGTVWITCAALGVQIAGAPLASRSTAALLHDRAYQVTAGLKDEREFAKEAATDDFRDTPADQLLTGLRGKDVIFAFIESYGRSAVQDPRMAPQVGALLADGTSRLRAAGFSSQSAFLTSPTAGGGSWLAHSTFMSGLWIKNQKRYDSVTSSDRMALTGAFQRAGTWRTVGIMPGVTRSWPEGQFYGLDSIYDSRYLGYKGPNFSWAPVPDQYSLSAFERLEHGKPGREPMMAEIILVSSHNPWAPIPKMIGWDEVGDGSVYDAINKAGKDPKEVWKDPKKVRTEYRRSIEYSLNSLISYVEKYGDDNTVLVFLGDHQPAPIVTGEDASRDVPIAIVAHDPAVMDQISGWGWQDGLKPGPKAPVWRMDTFRDRFLTAYGPQPGSNSAPPRR, from the coding sequence TTGTCGCTCTTCACGCGCTCTCGTCAGCTGCCGAATACGGACAAGGCACCCACGGGGGAGGACCTGCCGCCGGGGGACACCGCCGCTGGTCAGGACACCGCCGCGAGTGACGGCACCGGCGCTGGTGAGGACGCCACCGCAGGCGACGCCGCCAGTGACGACGCGGACGACGCGGACGAGGCTGTCGCAGGCGGCGGTTGGCGGGGCAAGCACCCCACCGCGGCTCGGAACGTGACCTGGGTGACCACTGCCCTGGCCGCCGTGCTTGTGCTCTTCGCCCTCCTCCTGCCGAACGAGCCCACCCGCCTCGCGCCCAGCGCGTTCGCGCGCATCCCGGTGGAGGGGATCTTCGGCGCCGCGTTGCTGCTCGTCCTGCCCCCGAAGGCGAAAAAGGTGGTGGCTGTGCTCGCCGGGGTGGGCCTCGGCCTGTTGACCATCCTGAAGTTCCTCGACATCGGCTTCTACTCGGCTCTCGACCGGCCTTTCGACCCGATGCTCGACTGGATCCTGTTCGACGACGCCGAGGCGTTCCTCGGGGACTCGGTCGGCCAGGCCGGCGCGATCGGTGCCGTCATCGGGGTCGTGGTCCTCGTCCTCGCCCTGCTCGTCCTCATGACGCTGGCGGTTGTCCGGCTGAGCCACCTCATGGTCCGGCTCAGAGCCGCTGCGATCCGTACCCTCCTGGTACTCGGGACCGTCTGGATCACCTGCGCAGCGCTCGGCGTGCAGATAGCCGGCGCACCGCTCGCTTCCAGAAGCACGGCCGCGCTCCTTCACGACCGTGCGTACCAGGTGACTGCGGGCCTGAAGGACGAGCGGGAGTTCGCCAAGGAGGCCGCCACCGACGACTTCCGCGACACCCCGGCCGACCAGCTGCTGACCGGGCTGCGCGGCAAGGACGTCATCTTCGCCTTCATCGAGAGCTACGGCCGCAGCGCGGTCCAGGACCCGCGGATGGCACCGCAGGTCGGCGCGTTGCTGGCGGACGGGACCAGTCGGCTGCGCGCGGCCGGGTTCTCTTCCCAAAGCGCCTTCCTCACCTCGCCGACGGCGGGCGGCGGCAGCTGGCTGGCCCACTCCACCTTCATGTCCGGCCTGTGGATCAAGAACCAGAAGCGCTACGACAGCGTCACCTCAAGCGACCGCATGGCCCTCACCGGCGCCTTCCAGCGCGCGGGCACCTGGCGGACGGTCGGCATCATGCCGGGCGTCACCCGGTCCTGGCCGGAGGGGCAGTTCTACGGCCTCGACAGCATCTACGACTCCCGGTACCTCGGGTACAAAGGCCCGAACTTCAGTTGGGCACCCGTACCCGACCAGTACAGCCTGTCCGCCTTCGAACGCCTGGAGCACGGCAAGCCGGGCCGCGAGCCGATGATGGCGGAGATCATCCTCGTCTCCAGCCACAACCCCTGGGCGCCCATCCCCAAGATGATCGGCTGGGACGAGGTCGGTGACGGCTCGGTCTACGACGCCATCAACAAGGCGGGCAAGGACCCCAAAGAGGTGTGGAAGGACCCCAAGAAGGTGCGCACCGAGTACCGGCGTTCCATCGAGTACTCGCTGAACAGCCTGATCTCCTACGTGGAGAAGTACGGCGACGACAACACCGTGCTCGTCTTCCTCGGCGACCATCAGCCCGCCCCGATAGTCACCGGCGAGGACGCAAGCCGGGACGTACCGATCGCGATCGTCGCCCACGATCCGGCCGTTATGGACCAGATTTCCGGCTGGGGCTGGCAGGACGGCCTGAAGCCCGGCCCGAAGGCCCCGGTCTGGCGGATGGACACCTTCCGCGACCGCTTCCTGACCGCCTACGGCCCCCAGCCCGGCTCCAACTCGGCCCCGCCGAGGCGGTAA